In Alphaproteobacteria bacterium US3C007, one genomic interval encodes:
- a CDS encoding carbohydrate ABC transporter permease has translation MKTRPRFGLYALVILSVVISFLPIIWLVLTSLKTSEGIYAWPPQYIPTPFTLKNYINIFTNSPELLLYVLNSFIVGVGCTVVALSFGGLAGYALSRLGMKRAGVLMVFILAVSMFPPVSLLPSLFQNFLKLGLLNTYTGLIIAHTGLFLPFTVWMLASYFATLPPEIEEAARMDGMGFFRIFWSIVIPLSWPGFVATGLIVFIFSWNEFPLALVLMTQNAMRTAPVGISLYPGEYAFPWETISTATVIAIIPILIITAIFQKQIVGGLTAGAGK, from the coding sequence ATGAAGACCCGTCCCCGTTTCGGCCTTTACGCGTTGGTCATCCTCTCGGTAGTCATTTCTTTCCTGCCGATCATCTGGCTGGTGCTGACATCGCTCAAAACAAGCGAAGGCATTTATGCCTGGCCACCGCAATATATCCCGACGCCCTTTACGCTAAAGAACTACATCAACATCTTCACCAATTCGCCTGAATTGCTGCTTTATGTTTTGAACTCGTTCATCGTGGGTGTGGGCTGTACCGTTGTTGCCCTCAGCTTCGGAGGGCTGGCCGGCTACGCCCTGTCGCGCCTTGGGATGAAGCGGGCGGGCGTTTTGATGGTTTTCATCCTGGCCGTGTCGATGTTTCCGCCTGTTTCCTTGCTGCCATCGCTGTTTCAGAACTTCCTGAAGCTTGGGCTCTTGAACACCTATACCGGGTTGATCATTGCACATACCGGGCTGTTTCTGCCCTTTACGGTCTGGATGCTGGCCAGCTATTTCGCAACACTCCCACCAGAAATCGAAGAAGCCGCACGCATGGATGGGATGGGGTTCTTTCGCATCTTTTGGTCCATTGTCATCCCCCTGTCTTGGCCCGGGTTTGTGGCTACCGGCCTGATCGTGTTCATCTTTTCCTGGAACGAATTCCCGCTTGCGTTGGTGCTCATGACACAGAATGCGATGCGCACGGCACCGGTCGGGATATCGCTTTATCCGGGTGAATACGCCTTCCCATGGGAGACGATTTCAACCGCCACAGTGATCGCAATCATTCCCATCCTCATCATCACAGCCATCTTCCAGAAACAAATCGTCGGCGGGCTGACCGCAGGCGCAGGTAAGTGA
- the ugpC gene encoding sn-glycerol-3-phosphate ABC transporter ATP-binding protein UgpC, producing MTEVKLDRIGKKYGAVEAVQQFDLTIQEGEFLVLLGPSGCGKSTTLRMIAGLESITSGDLMIGGDRMNDVDPKDRGVAMVFQNYALYPHKSVFDNMAMALKLQKVPGAEIRERVGKTAEMLGLTEYMDRKPAALSGGQRQRVAIGRAIVRTPKVFLFDEPLSNLDAKLRVKMRMELQELHDRLNATSVYVTHDQVEAMTLADRIVIMNGGVVAQVGTPREVYDTPADEFVAGFIGSPAMNFLDLTRDDTGGWRSACGSLALPELPVDTGARARVRLGVRPEHIDVLPGSKAGAPGAYDARVLLDELLGADALLRLGIGEARLLARVGGLDHPVKGDNLRVRFNLSQLNVFDYETGQAIR from the coding sequence ATGACCGAAGTGAAACTCGACAGAATTGGCAAAAAATATGGGGCCGTCGAAGCGGTTCAGCAATTCGATTTGACCATTCAAGAGGGGGAGTTCCTAGTGCTGCTCGGACCGTCAGGCTGTGGCAAATCCACGACGCTGCGCATGATCGCGGGGTTAGAAAGCATCACCAGCGGGGATCTCATGATTGGCGGGGATCGGATGAATGATGTGGATCCCAAAGATCGTGGCGTTGCAATGGTGTTCCAGAATTACGCGCTTTATCCGCATAAAAGCGTGTTTGACAATATGGCCATGGCTTTGAAGCTGCAAAAGGTTCCGGGCGCGGAAATTCGGGAGCGCGTCGGGAAAACGGCCGAGATGCTTGGTTTGACCGAATATATGGATCGCAAACCGGCGGCCTTGTCAGGCGGACAGCGTCAGCGCGTTGCCATCGGGCGGGCCATCGTGCGCACCCCCAAAGTCTTTCTGTTTGACGAACCGCTCTCAAATCTTGACGCAAAGCTGCGGGTCAAAATGCGGATGGAGTTGCAGGAACTCCATGATCGGCTCAATGCCACGTCGGTCTATGTAACGCACGATCAGGTTGAAGCCATGACCCTTGCAGATCGGATCGTGATTATGAATGGCGGTGTCGTCGCCCAGGTCGGCACCCCGCGCGAGGTCTATGACACACCGGCCGACGAATTTGTGGCGGGCTTTATCGGCAGCCCGGCGATGAACTTTCTTGACTTGACCCGTGACGATACCGGGGGCTGGCGGAGCGCCTGTGGCAGTCTGGCTTTGCCGGAACTGCCGGTCGATACGGGTGCGCGTGCCCGTGTCCGGCTTGGTGTGCGCCCGGAACATATTGATGTCCTGCCAGGCAGTAAGGCCGGGGCGCCGGGTGCCTATGACGCGCGGGTTCTGCTGGACGAGTTGTTGGGCGCGGATGCGCTGCTGCGACTTGGCATTGGCGAAGCCCGGCTTTTGGCCCGTGTCGGGGGGCTGGATCATCCAGTCAAAGGAGACAACCTCCGAGTTCGTTTCAACCTATCACAGTTGAATGTGTTTGATTATGAAACGGGGCAAGCCATCCGATAA
- a CDS encoding formylglycine-generating enzyme family protein: MSDPKPCCQVSRHSTGMPCQPQYILRAKGPKAFNTVQIPPARALIGTAQPQIKDDGEGPLRRVTVKAFAMGVTTVTNAQFEVFVTETGYVTEAERFGWSFVFWSDVPAGTPDPKPIPGLEWWRAVDEANWRNIHGPGADPGAWHPDHPVTQVSWHDAQAYAQWAGGRLPTEAEWEHAARGGLGDVRFPWGDAEPDDVKTMPCNIWQGVFPKHNTGADGFAHTCPARSFAPNGYGLYNMVGNVWEWTGDPFTIRSLKKAVKQRLADMKGYRLSKGGSFLCHKSYCYRYRIAARSGTSPDSATPHHGFRIVWDME, encoded by the coding sequence ATGAGTGATCCCAAACCCTGTTGCCAGGTCAGCCGTCATTCCACCGGAATGCCATGCCAGCCCCAATACATTCTCCGCGCCAAGGGCCCCAAGGCCTTTAATACGGTTCAGATCCCGCCGGCCCGGGCATTGATTGGCACCGCGCAGCCTCAGATCAAAGATGACGGCGAAGGCCCCTTGCGCCGCGTCACAGTCAAAGCCTTTGCGATGGGTGTAACAACAGTCACCAACGCCCAGTTTGAGGTTTTTGTCACGGAAACGGGCTATGTGACCGAAGCCGAGCGTTTCGGCTGGTCCTTTGTGTTCTGGAGCGATGTGCCCGCCGGGACGCCAGATCCCAAACCCATCCCCGGTCTCGAATGGTGGCGCGCCGTGGATGAGGCAAATTGGCGCAACATTCATGGACCCGGGGCCGATCCCGGGGCCTGGCATCCGGATCATCCGGTGACACAGGTGTCCTGGCATGACGCTCAGGCCTATGCCCAATGGGCCGGCGGCCGGTTGCCAACCGAGGCAGAGTGGGAACACGCGGCGCGGGGCGGGTTGGGCGACGTCAGATTCCCCTGGGGCGACGCAGAGCCCGATGACGTAAAGACCATGCCCTGCAATATCTGGCAAGGTGTGTTTCCCAAGCACAACACCGGTGCCGATGGTTTTGCCCACACTTGCCCGGCCAGATCTTTTGCCCCCAATGGGTACGGGCTTTACAATATGGTGGGGAATGTCTGGGAATGGACAGGCGATCCTTTCACAATCAGATCCCTGAAAAAGGCCGTGAAACAACGGCTTGCCGACATGAAAGGCTATCGCCTGTCAAAGGGAGGATCATTCTTGTGTCACAAGTCCTATTGCTATCGCTATCGGATCGCCGCGCGCTCCGGCACCTCGCCGGATAGCGCAACCCCCCATCATGGATTTCGGATCGTTTGGGATATGGAATAG
- a CDS encoding DUF5906 domain-containing protein, with protein MDQHVKNSPMAPDLEMAKRFLQLLDPKATAFTFQTLDDNHDRKSAKLKKVLHGSLEKHWQTLTSLSKQGAGVFVTINETDFSGRKEANIKRVRAIFVDTDGAPQEPIDEYSPHIVVETSPGRYHNYWLVKDCPLAEFKEAQIQMIEAWDTDKSINDLTRIMRLPGFPHQKVNKKKGLIGTPFLVTIVNSPGLQITPDQWIDRKPIIQQIAQSNCALGASPAKPLNVTIRDKDWQLGPRPPHVHSPLDINIFTADKMLRVQECLPYIDPRTRHNWFDVTSILATELGEGGRQIAHQWASGELYAACNQTSMSLTPEICSYCFDDTEQRYHEALKRDASRDQNSKKTLGSLFYMAREGGMSVADENSAQKARSIQGEAVQLKETEPDGKKTVGALNTKSWLTELNSKYAWVEKQQSIYRFEFEDFIEPSKLHLQYQNDLVSVGSEDKPKVIPKSKAWMGHRDRRSHRDIVFDPTEGEITSRNAINLWTGLEKKPAKGDISPFLKLSEHMFPNASERDYVMRWLAFKLKYPGNKMNTALLVWSRNQGVGKNLLFECIRDIIGSNHSQTITQSDLKRDFNGWLKNKVLVIGDEVLTSDRRVETDQLKVLITGTSVTINEKHQPEYSVENFASFVFLSNHDDAIHIDKEDRRFFVHEVTAQPLEQSFYRSFVEWRDNGGLEALLYHLLNNVDLDEFLPTAQAPLTSSKVQMIGESLSALEEWMTDVISNPGDLVGSEVASSQQLLGLYVDLYPTQNPSPTAVRRAAIRLGAKSLKQIRTTKGNKIRVLSLSNHDKWASSSETELAKENAKLSRKYR; from the coding sequence ATGGACCAGCATGTCAAAAACTCGCCAATGGCCCCAGACTTAGAGATGGCCAAGCGCTTTCTCCAACTCTTGGACCCAAAGGCTACCGCATTCACCTTTCAAACGTTGGATGATAATCACGATCGTAAGTCTGCTAAATTGAAAAAAGTGCTTCATGGAAGCCTTGAAAAGCATTGGCAAACTCTAACATCACTTTCCAAACAGGGTGCTGGGGTCTTTGTCACAATAAACGAAACTGATTTTAGTGGACGTAAAGAGGCCAATATAAAACGCGTCCGAGCGATTTTTGTTGATACGGATGGGGCTCCTCAAGAGCCAATTGATGAATATTCGCCACACATTGTCGTAGAGACAAGTCCTGGCCGCTATCACAACTATTGGCTTGTCAAAGATTGTCCGCTCGCTGAGTTTAAAGAAGCGCAAATTCAGATGATTGAAGCTTGGGATACTGACAAATCAATCAATGACTTAACCCGCATCATGCGTTTACCTGGCTTCCCCCACCAAAAGGTGAATAAGAAAAAGGGGCTAATCGGTACGCCATTTTTAGTGACTATAGTGAATTCACCAGGGCTACAGATTACTCCTGATCAATGGATCGATCGTAAACCAATTATTCAACAAATTGCGCAATCAAATTGTGCATTGGGAGCGTCACCGGCGAAACCACTAAACGTGACCATTAGAGACAAAGATTGGCAACTAGGACCACGCCCGCCCCATGTTCATTCGCCCCTAGATATCAACATATTTACAGCAGACAAAATGCTGCGCGTCCAAGAATGCCTTCCATACATTGACCCGCGAACTCGCCACAATTGGTTCGATGTGACCAGTATTCTTGCCACAGAATTGGGTGAAGGAGGTCGCCAAATTGCACATCAATGGGCTTCGGGTGAACTCTATGCAGCATGTAATCAAACTAGCATGTCACTGACGCCTGAAATCTGTAGTTATTGCTTCGACGACACCGAGCAACGTTACCATGAAGCGCTTAAACGCGACGCATCGCGAGACCAAAATAGTAAAAAAACACTCGGCTCTCTGTTCTACATGGCTCGTGAGGGGGGAATGTCCGTTGCGGATGAAAATAGCGCACAGAAAGCGCGCTCAATTCAAGGCGAGGCTGTACAACTCAAGGAAACAGAACCGGACGGTAAAAAGACCGTAGGAGCCCTAAACACAAAATCCTGGCTGACCGAGTTAAACAGCAAATATGCGTGGGTTGAAAAGCAACAAAGCATCTACCGCTTTGAGTTTGAAGACTTCATTGAGCCGAGCAAACTGCACCTTCAATACCAAAATGATCTTGTAAGCGTTGGCTCCGAAGACAAGCCAAAGGTTATACCTAAATCAAAAGCTTGGATGGGTCACCGTGACCGCCGTTCACATCGTGACATTGTGTTTGATCCAACGGAAGGTGAAATTACTTCTCGTAATGCAATTAACTTGTGGACCGGCCTTGAGAAAAAACCGGCAAAAGGAGATATCAGTCCTTTCCTAAAGCTTTCAGAGCACATGTTTCCCAACGCCTCAGAGCGAGATTATGTAATGCGGTGGCTTGCGTTCAAGCTTAAATATCCAGGTAACAAAATGAACACCGCTTTACTGGTCTGGAGCCGTAACCAAGGTGTCGGTAAGAACCTACTCTTTGAATGTATCAGGGATATTATTGGATCTAATCACTCCCAAACGATCACGCAAAGCGATTTGAAGCGCGACTTTAATGGTTGGCTAAAGAACAAGGTACTCGTCATTGGCGATGAAGTTTTGACATCTGACCGGCGTGTTGAAACTGATCAGCTTAAGGTCTTAATCACTGGTACGAGCGTAACCATTAACGAAAAGCACCAACCTGAATATTCAGTCGAAAACTTTGCAAGCTTTGTCTTTTTGTCAAACCATGATGATGCAATTCACATCGATAAAGAGGACCGTCGTTTTTTCGTTCATGAGGTCACCGCACAGCCCCTTGAGCAAAGCTTTTATCGAAGTTTTGTTGAATGGCGAGACAATGGCGGCCTTGAAGCCTTGCTTTATCATCTGCTCAATAATGTCGACCTCGATGAGTTTCTGCCAACTGCCCAAGCGCCGCTTACAAGCTCTAAAGTGCAAATGATTGGAGAAAGCCTAAGCGCGTTGGAAGAATGGATGACGGACGTTATCTCAAATCCAGGCGATCTCGTTGGTTCCGAGGTTGCATCCAGTCAGCAACTTCTCGGTTTATACGTCGATCTGTATCCGACACAGAATCCATCACCGACCGCAGTTCGAAGGGCAGCTATCCGACTTGGTGCAAAATCTCTCAAACAAATCAGGACTACAAAGGGTAACAAAATCCGCGTCCTATCACTTAGCAACCACGATAAATGGGCCAGTTCTTCGGAAACCGAACTGGCAAAGGAAAATGCAAAATTAAGCCGAAAATATCGCTGA
- a CDS encoding AlpA family phage regulatory protein translates to MKMDQNLNKLGVQLDCIRTFDALPNDALVDLKMVSSLASRSRSSIYRDIQLGYFVKPLRIGKSSSRWRVEDVRAYLNGN, encoded by the coding sequence ATGAAAATGGACCAAAACCTAAATAAATTGGGTGTGCAATTGGATTGTATTCGAACTTTTGATGCACTTCCAAATGACGCTCTGGTTGACCTAAAAATGGTAAGCTCGCTCGCATCACGAAGTCGATCTTCAATCTACCGCGACATACAACTGGGCTACTTCGTGAAGCCCCTGCGTATAGGCAAGAGCTCAAGCCGGTGGCGCGTTGAAGATGTTCGCGCCTACCTTAACGGCAACTAA
- a CDS encoding integrase arm-type DNA-binding domain-containing protein: protein MPKIAKELSALEVSRLNKTGFNAVGVVPGLGLQIRGQARSWILRVKIADKVRDIGLGGYPGVTLAMAREAARRLRSKIAAGIDPIQERKVRNDELRAAQRKRLLFVDAFRRFLEDKQTEWGNAKHRQQWENTLRVHALPVLGNLAVDDIELAHVLEVLKPIWHKTPETAKRTRGRIEKVLDWAKVHGHRDGENPARWQGNLENALPSISKIRVVKHHPALPYPEIAGFIKRLRARKGTAAIALEFLILTSARSGEVRGARWQEFDLKKREWVIPAERMKARKEHRVPLSDRAVEILTKIPKGQSDEIVFKAAQGGVLSDMTLGAVLKRMEVPVTTHGFRSTFRDWAGETTAFPREVIEHALAHQLKDKAEAAYARGTLMEKRRKLMAAWAEYCERAIDAPGAVIQIRSSH from the coding sequence ATGCCAAAGATCGCAAAAGAACTGTCTGCGCTTGAAGTTTCGCGCCTTAACAAAACTGGATTTAACGCTGTCGGCGTCGTTCCAGGACTTGGATTACAAATCCGAGGGCAAGCGCGCTCTTGGATATTGCGGGTTAAGATCGCTGATAAGGTTAGAGATATTGGCTTAGGTGGTTATCCAGGAGTTACGCTGGCAATGGCACGCGAAGCTGCTCGGCGACTACGAAGCAAGATTGCAGCTGGGATCGATCCGATCCAGGAGCGCAAAGTTCGTAACGATGAGTTGAGAGCAGCGCAGCGAAAGCGTTTGCTATTTGTAGATGCCTTTCGTCGATTTCTGGAAGACAAGCAAACTGAATGGGGCAATGCCAAACATCGCCAACAGTGGGAAAATACTCTTCGAGTACATGCTCTGCCAGTCTTGGGTAATCTCGCAGTGGACGACATCGAATTGGCCCATGTCTTGGAGGTTCTTAAGCCTATTTGGCACAAAACGCCCGAGACGGCTAAACGCACACGTGGCAGGATAGAAAAGGTTTTAGACTGGGCTAAGGTGCATGGACACCGAGATGGCGAAAACCCTGCACGATGGCAGGGTAATTTGGAAAACGCGCTACCTTCCATTTCAAAAATCCGCGTCGTGAAACACCACCCAGCGCTGCCCTACCCTGAGATAGCTGGCTTTATTAAGCGACTGCGAGCGCGCAAAGGCACGGCAGCAATTGCTTTAGAGTTCCTCATCCTGACATCAGCACGCTCAGGAGAAGTTCGTGGTGCGAGGTGGCAAGAATTTGATCTGAAAAAGCGCGAGTGGGTAATTCCCGCGGAACGAATGAAAGCGCGAAAAGAGCATCGCGTCCCGCTCTCAGATCGTGCAGTCGAAATTCTTACGAAAATCCCAAAGGGCCAAAGTGATGAAATCGTGTTTAAAGCAGCGCAAGGTGGGGTTTTGTCTGACATGACACTTGGTGCAGTTCTGAAGCGCATGGAAGTGCCAGTCACGACTCATGGTTTCAGAAGCACTTTCCGAGACTGGGCTGGCGAAACGACAGCATTCCCGAGAGAGGTCATTGAGCACGCGCTTGCGCATCAACTCAAGGATAAGGCGGAAGCCGCATATGCAAGAGGAACGCTGATGGAAAAACGCCGAAAGTTAATGGCTGCTTGGGCAGAATATTGCGAACGAGCCATCGATGCTCCGGGCGCTGTCATCCAGATACGTTCATCGCATTAA